In Nomascus leucogenys isolate Asia chromosome 6, Asia_NLE_v1, whole genome shotgun sequence, one DNA window encodes the following:
- the LOC100589004 gene encoding golgin subfamily A member 6-like protein 6, whose product MMSNETRQSKLAEAKEKLRDHHPQTNPSVDTGARDTKKQKINNGTNPETTTSCGCHSPEDEKTASHQHPEALRRELEAQVHTIRILTCQKTELQTALYYSQHAAKQLEGESRDLISRLHDSWMFAGELEQALSAVSTQKKKADRYIEELTKERDALSLELYRNTITNEELREKNAELQEKLRLVESEKSEIQLNVKELKKKLERAKLLLPQQQLQAEADHLGKELQSVSAKLQAQVEENELWNRLNQEQEEKMWKQEEKIREQEEKIREQEEKIHKQEEKIREQEEKMWRQEEKMHEQEKIREEEKRQKQEEKMWRQEEKVRQQEEKMWSQEEKIREQEEKMWRQDEKIREQKEKMHEQEEKIREQEEKMHEQEEKIREQEEKMWRQEEKMREQKEKMHEQEEKMWRQEEKMHKQEKIRAEEKRQEEEEKMWRQEEKIREQEEMWRQKEKMHEQEEKIQEQEEKVWGQEEKIREQEEKRREQEEKMWKQEEKIREQEEKRREQEEKIREQEEKIREQEEKIREQEEKIREQEEKIWEQEEMMQEQEEKICEQEEKMWEQEEKMQKQEEKMRGRRRRCGSRK is encoded by the exons TTGAGAGACCATCATCCCCAGACCAACCCTAGTGTTGATACAGGAGCAAGGGACaccaaaaagcagaaaataaataatggcacTAACCCTGAGACAACAACTTCCTGTGGTTGCCACTCACCTGAGGAT GAAAAGACGGCAAGCCACCAACATCCGGAAGCCCTAAGGAGGGAGCTAGAG GCCCAGGTTCATACCATACGAATCCTTACATGTCAGAAAACGGAGCTTCAGACGGCACTCTATTACAGCCAGCATGCTGCCAAGCAGTTGGAAG GAGAGTCTAGGGATCTGATCAGCCGCCTGCATGATTCATGGATGTTTGCAGGAGAGTTAGAGCAGGCTCTCTCTGCTGTGTCTACACAGAAGAAGAAGGCGGATAGG TACATCGAGGAGTTAACAAAGGAGAGGGATGCCCTGAGTCTGGAACTGTACAGGAACAC CATAACCAATGAGGAGTTGAGGGAGAAAAACGCCGAACTACAAGAAAAACTTCGACTTGTAGAATCTGAAAAGTCTGAGATCCAGCTCAACGTAAAGGAGCTAAAAAAGAAGCTGGAGAGGGCCAAGCTCCTGCTGCCACAG cagcagctgcaggcgGAGGCTGACCACCTGGGTAAGGAGCTGCAGAGTGTGTCAGCAAAGCTCCAAGCCCAGGTGGAAGAGAACGAGTTGTGGAACCGCCTGAACCAGGAACAGGAGGAGAAGATGTggaagcaggaggagaagatacgggagcaggaggagaagatacggga gcaggaggagaagatacacaagcaggaggagaagatacgagagcaggaggagaagatgtggaggcaggaggagaagatgCACGAGCAGGAGAAGATacgggaggaggagaagaggcagaagcaggaggagaagatgtggaggcaggaggagaaggtACGGCAGCAGGAGGAG aagatgtGGAGTCAGGAGGAGAAGATacgggagcaggaggagaagatgtGGAGGCAGGATGAGAAGATACGGGAGCAGAAGGAGAAGATGCACgagcaggaggagaagatacgggagcaggaggagaagatgcacgagcaggaggagaagatacgggagcaggaggagaagatgtggaggcaggaggagaagatgAGGGAGCAGAAGGAGAAGATGCAtgagcaggaggagaagatgtggaggcaggaggaaaagATGCATAAGCAGGAGAAGATACGGGCggaggagaagaggcaggaggaggaggagaagatgtggaggcaggaggagaagataCGGGAGCAGGAGGAGATGTGGAGGCAGAAGGAGAAGATGCACgagcaggaggagaagatacaggagcaggaggagaaggtgtgggggcaggaggagaagatacgggagcaggaggaaaagaggcgggagcaggaggagaagatgtggaagcaggaggagaagataagggagcaggaggaaaagaggcgggagcaggaggagaagataagggagcaggaggagaagataagggagcaggaggagaagataaGGGAGCAAGAGGAGAAGATaagggagcaggaggagaagataTGGGAGCAGGAGGAGATGATGCAGGAACAGGAAGAGAAGATTTGCgagcaggaggagaagatgtgggagcaggaggagaagatgcAGAAACAGGAGGAGAAGATGCgaggcaggaggagaagatgTGGGAGCAGGAAATGA
- the LOC100588338 gene encoding E3 ubiquitin-protein ligase HERC2, which yields MLSAILLLPKLWDSKAQETDNERSAAPGTSAPLLPLLQRFQSIIYRKDTPHSKGDMHLLSGPLSPNESFLRYLTLPQDNELAIDLQQTAVVVMAHLDRLATPCRRPHHVAL from the exons ATGTTGTCTGCCATCCTGTTGTTGCCTAAGCTGTGGGACAGCAAGGCACAGGAGACTGACAATGAGCGTTCCGCTGCCCCGGGCACCAGCGCCCCGCTTTTGCCCTTGCTGCAAAGGTTCCAGAGCATCATTTACAGGAAGGATACGCCCCACTCCAAGGGCGACATGCAC CTTTTGTCTGGCCCTCTGAGCCCCAATGAGAGTTTCCTGAGGTACCTCACCCTTCCACAAGACAACGAGCTTGCCATTGATCTGCAACAAACGGCGGTTGTTGTCATGGCCCATTTAGACCGTCTGGCTACGCCCTGTAGACGCCCCCACCATGTAGCCCTCTGA
- the LOC115835498 gene encoding E3 ubiquitin-protein ligase HERC2-like isoform X2, giving the protein MLSTVQSAAQAVLQSGWSVLLPTAGKPDRALSALLPCAGNEENMSPGHQFMIDLLVGNFMADGGLESALHAAITAEIQVWPWRHT; this is encoded by the exons ATGCTAAGCACCGTGCAGTCGGCCGCCCAGGCCGTGCTGCAGAGCGGCTGGTCCGTGCTGCTGCCCACCGCCGGGAAGCCAGACCGGGCACTCTCTGCTCTCCTGCCCTGCGCAG GCAATGAAGAGAACATGAGTCCAGGTCATCAATTCATGATTGATCTTCTGGTGGGCAACTTCATGGCTGATGGAGGGTTGGAGTCAGCCTTACACGCAGCCATTACTGCAGAGATCCAGGTATGGCCTTGGAGGCACACGTGA
- the LOC115835498 gene encoding E3 ubiquitin-protein ligase HERC2-like isoform X1: MLSTVQSAAQAVLQSGWSVLLPTAGKPDRALSALLPCAVSGNEENMSPGHQFMIDLLVGNFMADGGLESALHAAITAEIQVWPWRHT, from the exons ATGCTAAGCACCGTGCAGTCGGCCGCCCAGGCCGTGCTGCAGAGCGGCTGGTCCGTGCTGCTGCCCACCGCCGGGAAGCCAGACCGGGCACTCTCTGCTCTCCTGCCCTGCGCAG TTTCAGGCAATGAAGAGAACATGAGTCCAGGTCATCAATTCATGATTGATCTTCTGGTGGGCAACTTCATGGCTGATGGAGGGTTGGAGTCAGCCTTACACGCAGCCATTACTGCAGAGATCCAGGTATGGCCTTGGAGGCACACGTGA